The Calliphora vicina chromosome 3, idCalVici1.1, whole genome shotgun sequence genome contains a region encoding:
- the UGP gene encoding UTP--glucose-1-phosphate uridylyltransferase isoform X1, with amino-acid sequence MSRPIDILLGRVRGHQRAPSDSKEFHELTKRDALRLLENDLDRLLQTVEPESRPPLQQEMTRFSDLFGRFLQEEGPSIDWNKIQKLPANAVMDYGSLKSPKNEQIRAMLGKLVVIKLNGGLGTSMGCHGPKSVIPVRSDLTFLDLTVQQIEHLNKTYDANVPLVLMNSFNTDEDTEKIVRKYKGFRVQIHTFNQSCFPRISRESFLPIAKDFDVEKDIDAWYPPGHGDFYDTFRSSGLLKQFIGEGREYCFLSNIDNLGATVDLNILNKLCGEDRPDKPAEFVMEVTDKTRADVKGGTLIQFEDKLRLLEIAQVPKEHVDDFKSVKTFKFFNTNNIWANLNAIDRVLNERTLNLEIIINNKTLENGLRVIQLETAVGAAMKCFDGSIGINVPRSRFLPVKKTSDLLLVMSNLYNLKNGSLVMSPQRMFPTTPLVKLGENHFAKVKEFLGRFANIPDIIELDHLTVSGDVTFGRGVSLRGTVIIIANHGDRIDIPAGAILENKIVSGNMRILDH; translated from the exons ATGAGCCGTCCCATTGATATACTCTTAGGCCGC GTACGTGGCCACCAAAGAGCACCCTCTGATTCCAAAGAGTTTCATGAATTAACTAAACGTGATGCTTTGCGTTTGTTGGAAAATGATTTGGATAGACTTTTGCAAACGGTTGAGCCCGAAAGCCGTCCACCATTGCAACAGGAAATGACACGCTTTTCCGATTTGTTTGGACGTTTTCTGCAAGAAG agGGTCCATCCATTGATTGgaataaaattcaaaagttaCCTGCTAATGCTGTCATGGATTATGGTTCTCTAAAATCTCCCAAAAATGAACAG ATACGTGCTATGTTGGGTAAATTGGTTGTTATCAAACTTAATGGTGGTCTGGGTACCTCAATGGGTTGTCATGGACCCAAAAGTGTTATACCTGTACGTTCTGATTTAACTTTCTTGGATTTGACAGTACAACAAATTGAG CACTTAAATAAAACCTATGATGCCAATGTTCCCTTAGTTCTTATGAATTCCTTTAACACCGATGAGGATACCGAAAAGATTGTACGCAAATACAAGGGTTTCCGTGTACAAATCCATACCTTCAATCAGAGTTGTTTCCCACGCATTAGTCGTGAATCTTTCCTACCCATTGCCAAAGATTTTGATGTGGAAAAAGATATTGATGC CTGGTATCCCCCTGGTCACGGTGATTTCTATGACACCTTCCGCTCTTCGGGCTTGTTGAAACAGTTCATTGGTGAGGGCCGTGAATATTGTTTCTTGTCCAATATTGATAACCTTGGTGCCACTGttgatttgaatattttgaataaattgtgCGGCGAAGACCGTCCAGATAAGCCCGCCGAATTTGTTATGGAGGTTACCGATAAGACAAGAGCTGATGTTAAG GGTGGTACTTTAATTCAATTCGAGGATAAATTGAGACTCTTGGAAATTGCTCAAGTTCCTAAAGAACATGTTGATGACTTCAAGTCGGTCAAAACATTCAAGTTTTTCAACACCAACAATATTTGGGCGAATTTGAAtg CCATTGATCGTGTACTTAACGAACGTACCCTCAACTTGGAAATCATTATCAATAACAAAACCTTGGAGAATGGTTTACGTGTTATACAATTGGAGACCGCTGTAGGTGCTGCCATGAAATGTTTCGATGGTTCTATTGGTATCAATGTGCCACGTTCACGTTTCTTGCCCGTGAAAAAGACCTCCGATTTATTGTTGGTCATGtccaatttatacaatttgaaaaatggcAGTTTGGTTATGTCGCCACAACGTATGTTCCCCACCACACCCTTGGTGAAATTGGGTGAAAATCATTTTGCCAAAGTCAAAGAGTTCCTAGGACGTTTTGCCAATATACCCGATATCATAGAATTGGATCATTTGACTGTGTCCGGTGATGTTACTTTTGGTCGGGGAGTGTCTTTAAGA GGCACTGTTATTATCATTGCCAATCATGGTGATCGTATTGATATACCAGCTGGTgccattttagaaaataaaattgtctCCGGTAATATGCGTATCTTGGATCATTAA
- the LOC135953711 gene encoding uncharacterized protein LOC135953711, which translates to MWSIIYGLLILKGNHAKIVKKRGVMDNLNDGLKVAGQMFGINTAADVANLVAKAFSKNTSNRNKPDLFTIIQKGLQLAPSHSSSSEERKHFASQNNYESQEAYQQQQPEETTQFKQFQTKASPPKEAVGLNFGTSNLITSMLRMVGFDASKLGALAINALIMIASAIGNTIMGTTKPKPINTNPEGGHLFNATEEKYTPNAHQPRALNDATTIDWFLQNSSNKMKRILKEATHNNLADKLTDMIANYESKQGQGACLKMLVCKSSPFIWGMQKSIKQHIEPKDKKQSAEEDLNADTEKQLFSVQHFFTHLPSVDEYREYGEKCEKLYSIHCNTTDLYNK; encoded by the exons ATGTGGAGCATAATTTATGGCTTGTTAATCCTTAAAGGAAATCATGCTAAAATTGTTAAGAAACGAGGTGTCATGGATAATTTAAATGATGGCTTGAAAGTAGCCGGGCAAATGTTtg GCATTAATACAGCTGCTGATGTGGCAAATTTAGTGGCTAAAGCATTTTCGAAAAATACCAGCAATCGAAATAAGCCCGATTTATTTACCATAATACAAAAAGGTTTACAACTTGCACCTTCTCATTCCAGCAGTTCAGAAGAACGGAAACATTTTGcttcacaaaataattatgaatCTCAGGAAGCTTATCAGCAGCAGCAGCCCGAGGAGACAACCCAGTTTAAGCAATTTCAAACCAAGGCATCCCCACCAAAAGAGGCAGTGGGTTTGAATTTTGGTACTTCAAATCTTATAACCAGCATGTTACGCATGGTGGGCTTTGATGCCTCCAAATTGGGAGCTTTAGCTATAAATGCTTTAATAATGATAGCCTCCGCG ATTGGTAATACCATAATGGGCACCACAAAACCTAAACCCATAAATACAAACCCAGAAGGTGGACATTTATTTAATGCAA CCGAAGAAAAGTATACACCCAATGCTCATCAGCCTAGAGCGTTAAATGATGCCACCACTATCGATTGGTTTCTACAGAATTCTTCCAACAAAATGAAACGCATACTTAAGGAAGCCACCCATAATAATTTAGCCGATAAACTCACCGACATGATAGCAAACTATGAATCGAAACAGGGCCAGGGTGCCTGTCTGAAAATGTTGGTGTGTAAGAGCTCACCGTTTATTTGGGGCATGCAAAAGTCAATAAAGCAACATATTGAGCCGAAAGATAAGAAGCAAAGTGCGGAGGAAGATTTAAATGCTGATACCGAGAAACAGTTATTTAGTGTACAACATTTCTTTACACATTTGCCCAGTGTTGATGAGTATCGGGAATATGGTGAAAAGTGTGAAAAACTATATTCGATTCATTGTAATACCACAGATTTGTATAATAAGTAA
- the UGP gene encoding UTP--glucose-1-phosphate uridylyltransferase isoform X2 has protein sequence MLNVPAEGKVRGHQRAPSDSKEFHELTKRDALRLLENDLDRLLQTVEPESRPPLQQEMTRFSDLFGRFLQEEGPSIDWNKIQKLPANAVMDYGSLKSPKNEQIRAMLGKLVVIKLNGGLGTSMGCHGPKSVIPVRSDLTFLDLTVQQIEHLNKTYDANVPLVLMNSFNTDEDTEKIVRKYKGFRVQIHTFNQSCFPRISRESFLPIAKDFDVEKDIDAWYPPGHGDFYDTFRSSGLLKQFIGEGREYCFLSNIDNLGATVDLNILNKLCGEDRPDKPAEFVMEVTDKTRADVKGGTLIQFEDKLRLLEIAQVPKEHVDDFKSVKTFKFFNTNNIWANLNAIDRVLNERTLNLEIIINNKTLENGLRVIQLETAVGAAMKCFDGSIGINVPRSRFLPVKKTSDLLLVMSNLYNLKNGSLVMSPQRMFPTTPLVKLGENHFAKVKEFLGRFANIPDIIELDHLTVSGDVTFGRGVSLRGTVIIIANHGDRIDIPAGAILENKIVSGNMRILDH, from the exons GTACGTGGCCACCAAAGAGCACCCTCTGATTCCAAAGAGTTTCATGAATTAACTAAACGTGATGCTTTGCGTTTGTTGGAAAATGATTTGGATAGACTTTTGCAAACGGTTGAGCCCGAAAGCCGTCCACCATTGCAACAGGAAATGACACGCTTTTCCGATTTGTTTGGACGTTTTCTGCAAGAAG agGGTCCATCCATTGATTGgaataaaattcaaaagttaCCTGCTAATGCTGTCATGGATTATGGTTCTCTAAAATCTCCCAAAAATGAACAG ATACGTGCTATGTTGGGTAAATTGGTTGTTATCAAACTTAATGGTGGTCTGGGTACCTCAATGGGTTGTCATGGACCCAAAAGTGTTATACCTGTACGTTCTGATTTAACTTTCTTGGATTTGACAGTACAACAAATTGAG CACTTAAATAAAACCTATGATGCCAATGTTCCCTTAGTTCTTATGAATTCCTTTAACACCGATGAGGATACCGAAAAGATTGTACGCAAATACAAGGGTTTCCGTGTACAAATCCATACCTTCAATCAGAGTTGTTTCCCACGCATTAGTCGTGAATCTTTCCTACCCATTGCCAAAGATTTTGATGTGGAAAAAGATATTGATGC CTGGTATCCCCCTGGTCACGGTGATTTCTATGACACCTTCCGCTCTTCGGGCTTGTTGAAACAGTTCATTGGTGAGGGCCGTGAATATTGTTTCTTGTCCAATATTGATAACCTTGGTGCCACTGttgatttgaatattttgaataaattgtgCGGCGAAGACCGTCCAGATAAGCCCGCCGAATTTGTTATGGAGGTTACCGATAAGACAAGAGCTGATGTTAAG GGTGGTACTTTAATTCAATTCGAGGATAAATTGAGACTCTTGGAAATTGCTCAAGTTCCTAAAGAACATGTTGATGACTTCAAGTCGGTCAAAACATTCAAGTTTTTCAACACCAACAATATTTGGGCGAATTTGAAtg CCATTGATCGTGTACTTAACGAACGTACCCTCAACTTGGAAATCATTATCAATAACAAAACCTTGGAGAATGGTTTACGTGTTATACAATTGGAGACCGCTGTAGGTGCTGCCATGAAATGTTTCGATGGTTCTATTGGTATCAATGTGCCACGTTCACGTTTCTTGCCCGTGAAAAAGACCTCCGATTTATTGTTGGTCATGtccaatttatacaatttgaaaaatggcAGTTTGGTTATGTCGCCACAACGTATGTTCCCCACCACACCCTTGGTGAAATTGGGTGAAAATCATTTTGCCAAAGTCAAAGAGTTCCTAGGACGTTTTGCCAATATACCCGATATCATAGAATTGGATCATTTGACTGTGTCCGGTGATGTTACTTTTGGTCGGGGAGTGTCTTTAAGA GGCACTGTTATTATCATTGCCAATCATGGTGATCGTATTGATATACCAGCTGGTgccattttagaaaataaaattgtctCCGGTAATATGCGTATCTTGGATCATTAA
- the LOC135954933 gene encoding uncharacterized protein LOC135954933 produces the protein MGKPKHHPRGNDKEEPPKKIPRQQISTSTSVVRSQRLRKCKKLTEKPPLNICDLPTELLEKIMGNINIWHHNRIRGTSKRMKEVNDIFIMHEFQKALKKSTALDPNSEASAGLRIIQQATEIYIRSGFESTFCGCILPMLRSSYKDPFCPHISEIKKFLVHFYGMVLDLIGDTSAQRWRLLYTINLMRLVKAFDKSIISSSLMPLHWRIVVELRGPWLGTLWTSKGRNLNPARHRCNLLVILSEMLMANITGRSFKHVWESASEMYVFGNDTSNSNHVPITLFTFTVYGSKKICNLFRSCLEDEPEQFQWPSKWPNDQFTVNLDIVCKEAMKYGCSKWQLMEFGPFAETVYDENDE, from the exons atGGGTAAACCAAAGCATCATCCAAGAGGTAATGATAAAGAAGAACCTCCTAAAAAGATTCCAAGACAACAAATCTCAACATCAACATCAGTCGTTAGAAGTCAAAGATtacgaaaatgtaaaaaattaacagaaaagCCTCCCTTAAATATATGCGATTTACCCACAGAGTTACTGGAGAAAATAATGGGCAACATCAATATCTGGCATCATAATCGAATACGTGGCACATCGAAGCGCATGAAAGAGGTAAATGACATTTTTATAATGCATGAATTTCAAAAGGCCTTAAAGAAATCTACCGCCCTGGATCCAAATAGTGAAGCAAGTGCTGGTTTAAGG attataCAACAAGCTACTGAAATTTATATTCGTTCGGGATTTGAGTCGACATTTTGTGGTTGTATTTTGCCCATGTTACGAAGCTCCTATAAGGATCCATTTTGTCCTCATATTTCTgagattaaaaagtttttagtaCATTTTTATGGCATGGTTTTAGATCTGATCGGTGATACTTCAGCACAGCGTTGGAGGTTGTTGTATACAATTAATCTGATGAGATTAGTTAAG GCCTTTGATAAATCAATAATATCTTCCAGCCTTATGCCTTTACACTGGAGAATTGTGGTGGAGTTAAGAGGCCCCTGGTTGGGTACACTATGGACATCTAAAGGCCGAAATCTCAACCCAGCTAGACATCGTTGCAATCTATTGGTAATTCTCTCTGAAATGTTAATGGCCAATATTACTGGACGTAGCTTCAA ACATGTTTGGGAGAGTGCTAGTGAAATGTATGTTTTTGGTAATGATACAAGCAATAGCAATCATGTACCCATTACTTTATTCACCTTTACCGTGTATGgttcaaaaaaaatatgcaatctATTTCGTTCTTGTCTGGAGGATGaacctgaacaatttcaatGGCCTAGTAAATGGCCAAACGATCAATTTACTGTTAACCTGGATATTGTTTGCAAGGAAGCCATGAAATATGGTTGTTCGAAGTGGCAACTTATGGAGTTTGGACCATTTGCTGAAACAGTTTATGATGAGAATGATGAATAA